agcttttttttttttgagaaaaaaaaattaaaacttgcatTTGAGAGCCACCTTAATGATTaactatttgtttaatttttccacAAGTAATGGGGGGGAGGGAGATGTGGCTCCTTTTAATCGTAATGCAAAATacataataagaaaattattcaCTCTCCTTTCAGCTATGTCTCCTTTCAATTCAACTTCAGCAAACGCCACTGCAATTTTCAGCCTCCGGGTTCTTCAGAATCGACGGATCTTTATGTAATTCTGTAAGTTGACAATAACAAAATTATGCCTCTAAAATGTAAGCAATGGTAGCAACTTGCTCAATTCCGgtcaaattttgaaatgaagagCTTCCTCCAGATAAAAAGTTGGATGTGCAAGTCAGAACTAGAGAATGTAGAAGTATTGGTCTACATCTGAATGCTACCCAGCAAACTGCCTCAATACGTGTGTaatattgagtaaaaaaatttgtaaaaatgaatCTGTAACAAATAGTGATAACATTAATGAATGTTTGAAGAACCTCTGTCCTATTCCTTACCATGAGAAAATACGAACTGTGGTCACATCACCCATTGATACAACagatatttcaatggaaaaacctTATTTTTCTTCTGGACTCGtattgaagaaataaattctcAACAATTCATCAAATAACAGACTGATTAAAAGGAATCTTATTAATGACCACATCTGAAAAATACCTTGAGCATTTAAAGGCCTTAAGCCAAATGTAAGCATTACAAATTCATCGAGTGCATACCTAGTTTATAACTTTACTTTtgcatgaattaaataatattttattgtttatattttcagCTTTCATCGGCTGCAGTAACACATTTAGTTATCTTGGTACAGTTTCAATTAGCTAATGAGGCTAGCAAGCAAAATCTGACTTGTACCTGAGTAACAAGAGTTCAGAAGCACAACATAAATTTCACCACTGATACTGGATGTTATTAAAATTCAAAAGCTGCTGATATTCTTGACATTACTACCATGTCACAGTCTGGTAAAAAATGGGCCAAAATTATACTCTTAAATTAAATGGTTTATCTAAAACGTTCCATTCTCCATCAGAAGGTAATCCAATTCTAACAGTGATATGAATTACTGTGCATAAAATGAAACTGAATGTTCATTATTGAAGCCAATAATgttgcaaataatttttcctaaggtaCCTAGTTTTTGGACCCTTACTACATAACCTAAACACCATCATGATAaggttaaataatattgaattgaaaGGGTCTTTTTTCGTTTTTGTAAGTTTACTATGCTTAGGGTAGTTTATATTGTATTATGTAATTGTTTATGTTTTTCTCCATGTATGTATTTTATTCACTGCAACTTTATGCATTAACTTGTGTAAAACCAATCTATGTTACCAGCCAATCATATGGTCAACttataacttcatttttaataataacattatcTCCAGCAGCAGAAGCTTCATTTAACTGGCGCTCATAATCCCCGGAAAATCACTCACTTTATCAAGTACTCGTTATATCTGAAGATGAAGGATGCATCCCCTCCATTCCCATGTTTACCTTCACTTACCAAGTTTTCATTCGTATCCCAGATATTCAGCAAAAGAATAAGATTGTGGTTGCATTAACCAGTGTATCTGTGTAAAGTtgtgcaaatgaaatatttcaaaacttattgCTCTTCCTCAAACACCATTCATCCATGGCTGTGAGTTGCATGATTTATGGAGACATAATCATGGATCTGAGATTGTCCAGTGGTAAGATGAGTCAAATCACTGTGTGATGGTGGAATCCGTATTCTAGAACCCACGCCAAACATTCCCATCATGCAAAGCTGCATGAGAGACAGTCGTGGCAGGATGTAGTACTGGGTGCACAAGGCGCAGCCACGCCATCCAAAACATTTGGAAACAATTAACATGAGCTCTTGTAACAGTAACACACACTCATTTATTTGTGCATCAAGCAGCCATAGATGTGCCGATGTGCAATTTCTGCACGCTTCTTTGTTAAGGCCATATATTTTCGTAGGAGAGAAGAATTATATACCGTATATGTCTAAatatatagtcccccctttttttccaaaaatgcccatggtaaaagtaaagggggggactatattcaaacgcatttttttaacttctcccgaaactgaagcctcaaaattagggggggggggataatattcagagggggactatattcggagaaatacggtacataTATCCAGAAAATTTCCTTGTGACAATCAAGTTTTCAATGAGAAATACCTATGCATACATCGCAAAAAAAACAAAGCAGGAGTGATTTGTCCTTTTCAGCACATATAATCCCCATGTTAACAATGTGTTTGGTTCCTAAAATGTACCCAAATAGGATTTCTACATTAAGTAGCAATCCAATGAGAAGCACAGCAAAAACGGTATCACCAAGAACTTAAATGAACACTGGGCTTTTTCATAAAAAGATCAACCTGTACTCACAAGTAAATTTCCCTCATAACTGCTTTTTCACTCCGCAAGCAGCTTTTTGGCAGTTGATAAACTATAAAAAACGTCTTTATCAGCAGCAGCAACAGCCTGTCCATAAGTATGAGGCACCACAAGGCTTTTAAATCATTACTCAAGGACAGCCGAAAAAAAGGCATCAGAGTTATGAACTCTTATCcatttgaattccaaacatcatttaaatacaaattaaaagagCCATGTAATGTAAGTAGATTGATGTGTACCTTGTTGAGCAACTGGCCTACACCCAGTCATGTCAAGAGGGCAGCAACTCATTTGAACTCTTATGATACATGGAATGGCAATTACGTACAATCCCATCAAAAGGCTTCACTTTTCTTAAGATTTCTAGGccagtcttttttattttcatttgaagtaGCTCTCTACACCTAAGGAGAGAAGGGTTTCTTCATCTTACTAGGGTGATTATGGTACGCAATTAAGTTTTTATGTTATCTTAATTCATGATAAATGCTGAAATACATCCAATTGATGAATTACCATTGATATCCAGTCATCaatgcagaaataaatactatactaaagacatattaaaaaattcatgTAAGGCTATGGTCAGACCACAGAACAGCAAATATCACATTAATTAATCATTATCACAAATTGAAATCACCACAAAAGCTTACATTACCTCTTGAGACTACGAGCCAATTGCTAATAGTAAGTATGTACATCCATCTACAGTTAATGAAGTTCATGTTTGATTAGATCTTAAAGAGTTCCTATGAATTGCAAGTTTTGATTTACCATGCCAAAACTGATTTTCTGGGACTGTATCTCTGTATGCTGAGAGAAAGCTTTTGTATATTACCTTCCCCTGCAGGAATTGCATCACCAGGTAACTATAATTTCACCTGCATTCACCAGGTGAAATTCTAGTTACCATTGATAAGATAAATATGAATCTTCCCCACCTTTCCGTACTAACTTAAAATATCCTGGGTATGCCCAAGTCAACATATACCCtgaatgaaggaataaaaacaatGTTCTATGGCATAATTATGCACGCTGAGTGGCACCAGGATAATGCTTATTCATATCATCGGTAAAGACCAAATGAAGAGCACAAGAAGAGGTGAGAACAAGCACCTACCAACTATAGGCAGGGTCTGTAATTGAGGATCCTGACACCAATTAATGAATTTACAATCCAAAAGTAAggaaattaagatttcatactcCAATCATAgcaatatttgtaaaaatgtcAAGAAGGAGACTGGCGTATTTGTATGTGGGTAATAATTTCCCTAGAAATTATATAGGTAGACATAaacataaatacatatatgtatgtctgcagtgctgtagttgggccggtacagtgtaccccctaaaatccaaaatcgttttaagcgtaccggttaaaatacctttttaaatctgtaaaaaataatcCAACAGTAAATTgaccaatggatttcagaaaaaaaaaattggaaatgattatttacttgttcagagttatctcgtggcataACTCGGAACTAATATAACAggtggagtttgacatttcaatcgtgCCCGGATGTATAATAatatgttcagctgttggaattttcgttgagtaccgcctaaatttttttcccaactacagcattGTATGTATGTGTATATATAATTTCTgacaaatgatttcaaaatacaCTGTAACATAACTGACATGTTAAGTCATTTTTCCCTCAAAATTGACAGGAACGGCTGTATACATCTCAAtctataaattattcattattcgTGGCTATAGTAGAATTCAGAGAGATAATGTAAGTTGTGCAAAGCAGGGATAACTGgcaagtagaaaaaataaaaaggccatTTTCTTAGTTGTTCAATGATAAAaagtttctaaaaaaataaataaatttatttcaagtgTGCCTGTCATGTAAAACACCTTCCAATAGCGTTTGTTAATCCCAAAATTTACCTCACAATAATTTCCATGATTTCCAGAATTTGTTGAAGATATTATCGTGAAAAAAAGTCATTCAAAGAATAAATAAGGCAATTTTAACATATTCACCCTCACTTCAATCTCCCAAGTTGATTTTGTAATGAATCAATACATAAGAGGAAAGATGTCAAGACAATTTTATGTACtttaagaaaattacaaaaaatttaatatatctaaaataaattaaatgctgtAAAATACAGTCATAAGTTTGTGTTTGGATTTTTGATGAGAAGGAACCACTGGATTGAACCTGAAAGAAAAATGAGAAGCACATGAGAGTCTACTTCTACAGCTAATGATAATACCAGTATGTATATTCCATAAAACCATCATTTTCCCCAAGTTAATAGTGCTTCTATGTATTTCTATTTTACACCAAGTCGGCGTGCatacaggaataaaaaataattcattatgtaTTAATCAATAAGGTGATTTCTTCTAAGTTATACAGTCAAATACCTACATGATAAACCAGTATTATAACCTAAGGCAGAATAGTTTTAGAGTCACATTTTTCCCCAATTCTGGAGCAAAAGATCTCAAAAAGGCACAAAATTAGAGGCAAAGCATTGccaaaacaaagagaaaaaaaatgattcattacAATGATAAAGATGATCTCATTTCAGGTAATAATACTGAATGCATAATAACCAGAGTCAATTCAAGGTATTTCTCCATTAACAGCTGCCATATTGGAGATTAATTAcgaaatacaatataaaaatgaatactgTAGAGAAATAGGtgcgaagaagaaaaaaagtacaCAGAGAAACAAGTTACTTCCTTTAGTGCTGCAAAGTATTGGTTGTAGGCTAAGGTTACTGTGGCAACAACGCTTGCCAGttttttttgctgttgttgtatAAATTCATAGcaagggttatttatttttaaaaggagaCTGTGAGTTTCATTCTCCCATGTGTTTGTTttccttgtttatttatttatattttacatttctttggtGGTGTGATGTGCATTAGCACAGTGTTAACATTAGTGTGAATTAGTGATGTGtttgaaatgatttgaaaaacGCGCGCCAGACGGGCAATGaagtgaagtaagaaaaaatgaaatgaagtattCCAAAAACCTGGCGCTGAGGTAGTAAACCACTTGCGGTTTCCCCATTCCCCCCTTTTTCCCGGGAACCACAGACAGAAGCAGGgtaggcatcccccgagttacgtaagagatgcgttccggcagactctgcgtaagtcgaaatttacgtaagtcgaacctttgcgttagtgcttcagagattgcgattggcgcggtgaaattctcagcagAGAAATGCGCGGCAAATTCTCGGTTAAGTCTCATTCAATTCACtacgatattcatgaactctaccgcgtattcttacgttattagttACAAAAtccataaacattaatatagtctgagagttacATCTCGAGCATTgacaatcaaaatgcgtaatattattcccagagttgaccgatcgcgtggattcgggaaagtacggaatctcaacgctacattactaaactgaatacttaaattgattcattatattatactgcgatctaagggcccaaagaatgcatcgtctacctacctataatcattatatcttctgccttttatatattacgttgatcgatgaatctggtgttttcactgtcacagttaatacacataggaagagtgtctaggattacgagcaaataacacacataaaataccagtaaattactatattcttataTACactcacacgcacatacactcaatctttcacgcacggaaacatactttcattctctcatatctcaataaataacgtgaaaatatcatcatttgaatatttacttcgctggaaacatcgaagagtatttccaaagcacgaaggtaatcaaaagtgagcttttattcagccaactccgtcattgacgtgcaacaaagttactggggaaaagctttcaatgacgcaatatttatttacagttgcacacaatatgagagaacgagaaaatgcagctcaataaaattttctgccaGAAACATGCACACAATtatgcaattaatatcgtgtgtcaactttttattaacttttttgcggcgttcattgccaacactcaaaatttcaatgccgttacgtgggtactaaacaattcttttccgcaataaagatttctgcttgaactacatgttcttttaattccacagatggaaatgtccaaacttaaggatacaatttctaaatagttgaaagtcggagttcgggtgtgcatgctgtattacaagttgtatcgtacaggaatgagcgcaaccacatccatagctagaactgcaaattttcacgttgattgctgacttgggatttataagcgatttttcttcttcagaaattaatgaaaattccttcgaggaatgacaaaaatgggtcactttgttatttttagctcgtcaaaaactcgataactattcgatattttttctaccataggttgtacgagcgaatatctgcttcttcgcgctcgcatacgaaaattaacgtaatcatttgaaatacggttatcgcttacgtaagtacggatttacgtaagtcgagacatacgtaactcgggggatgcctgtatagtCAAGGCGAAGCATATACGCTGTAGAGAGTTGCAACCATGGAGTCGAAGCCGGAGCAGGAGCCAAGGACGAGCCATGCTAGTCTATTCACCAGCACATGGCCGGGTCATCCTAATTCTCACGGGAGCCTGATATCTGGGTTCACTCATGAATCGCTCAAGGAGGGCAGGTCAAGCTGCCCACTGCCAGATAGCCCATGCCGGAATCTGGAAGGTGTCAACAAGTCTGCTGCCACACCTTCGTCGAGGCCCACAAGCAACTACCACATCCTTGACTGCATCATCGACTCCTAAAGTAAGACCGGAGGAGACATTCCCATTCAACAAACCCCCGAGTCCCTCCCATTTCATTTTCCATCAGCGCACATGTGGTTAATTTTCACAAAGAGAGACTTAACTTTTGCAGTGCCacgttttttttgtttgaaagagTCTATACAGTGTTGgcaatacttaaataatttgtaCAGAAGAGACTAATAGCTAAAAGTTATTTGCGTTTTATAATTGCTGGATATTgagattt
This genomic interval from Ischnura elegans chromosome 5, ioIscEleg1.1, whole genome shotgun sequence contains the following:
- the LOC124159826 gene encoding putative gustatory receptor 28a, whose protein sequence is MYAAMLGLNKAVSNEASRARDIAISRLFRTKDDALRFELCLLSIQLQQTPLQFSASGFFRIDGSLCNSLSSAAVTHLVILVQFQLANEASKQNLTCT